Proteins encoded by one window of Anaerolineales bacterium:
- a CDS encoding TetR/AcrR family transcriptional regulator — protein MPYPSQVNAAQIIQKAAEMIALEGSQALSLAHLAAGLGIKAPSLYRYFPSKDTLLKAVNTATLSALFEALMKPLDEGQPPPETMLSVARAQRRFAHANPLLYHMAFSANAPDTQIDAAAAEQGALPLQACIAQISGEADSLSALRGLLSLLHGFISLELAGQFRRGGDLDQAFEFAVQTYLIGVAKA, from the coding sequence ATGCCTTATCCCTCGCAAGTGAACGCCGCACAGATCATCCAAAAGGCAGCGGAGATGATCGCCCTTGAGGGAAGCCAGGCGCTCTCACTGGCGCACTTGGCGGCGGGGTTGGGGATCAAAGCGCCATCGCTCTACCGCTACTTTCCTAGCAAGGATACCCTGCTGAAGGCGGTCAATACGGCGACGCTCTCGGCGCTTTTTGAAGCGCTGATGAAGCCTCTTGACGAGGGGCAGCCCCCCCCCGAAACCATGCTGAGCGTGGCGCGGGCGCAGCGCCGTTTTGCCCATGCCAACCCCCTGCTGTACCACATGGCGTTCAGCGCGAACGCCCCCGATACGCAGATCGACGCCGCCGCCGCCGAACAGGGGGCGCTCCCCTTACAGGCATGTATCGCGCAAATCAGCGGGGAGGCAGATTCGCTCTCGGCGCTGCGGGGGCTTCTCTCGCTGCTGCACGGGTTCATCAGCCTCGAACTTGCCGGGCAGTTCCGGCGCGGCGGCGATCTCGATCAGGCGTTTGAATTTGCCGTCCAAACCTACCTGATTGGTGTGGCAAAGGCGTGA
- the rpiA gene encoding ribose-5-phosphate isomerase RpiA, producing MVMIDDLKKQAGQAAAESVQSGMLVGLGTGSTAIWAVRRIAARLQSGALKDVTGVPTSKQTESEARTLRIPLLLEDDLGKQRIDLTIDGADEIDTALNLIKGGGGALLREKIVATLSNQVIIVADSTKYVPQLGTTWAIPIEVVSFGWHATAERISRLGGIIAKRMTALNTPFLTDQGNLILDCRFPPLNDPRRLAERLKGITGVVEHGLFLGMTTTVILAGRDGLTTLTPPPKPNEVS from the coding sequence ATGGTTATGATCGATGATCTCAAAAAACAGGCGGGGCAGGCCGCTGCCGAATCCGTCCAATCGGGGATGCTGGTTGGCTTGGGGACGGGTTCAACGGCAATCTGGGCGGTGCGCCGCATTGCCGCCCGCCTCCAGAGCGGTGCGTTGAAGGATGTCACCGGTGTCCCCACCTCCAAACAAACCGAATCGGAGGCAAGAACCCTACGGATTCCCCTCTTGCTTGAGGATGACCTTGGGAAACAGCGCATCGACCTGACCATTGACGGCGCAGACGAGATCGACACGGCATTGAATCTGATTAAGGGGGGCGGGGGAGCGCTGCTGCGCGAGAAGATCGTCGCCACCCTCAGCAATCAGGTGATCATCGTCGCTGACAGCACAAAGTATGTCCCTCAGTTAGGGACAACGTGGGCGATCCCCATTGAGGTCGTTTCGTTTGGCTGGCATGCTACTGCTGAGCGCATCAGCCGCTTGGGGGGAATCATTGCCAAGCGGATGACCGCCCTCAACACACCCTTCCTCACCGATCAGGGCAATCTGATCCTCGACTGTCGGTTTCCTCCACTCAATGATCCGCGCCGCCTTGCCGAAAGGCTTAAAGGGATTACCGGCGTCGTAGAGCATGGCTTGTTTCTGGGCATGACAACAACGGTGATTCTTGCCGGACGCGATGGCTTGACAACGCTCACCCCACCACCCAAACCAAACGAGGTATCCTAA
- a CDS encoding NAD(P)-binding protein, with translation MVGAGAAGLSAAYTLASAGKRDVVIFEKSRGLSGRAATRWHNLPAGRAYIDHGAQYLKHDKPGHLPVGYSALVVQMGAAYSLEQDERDKEDNLKEIAALTLALLGVDLTTPDFSDLQQWRYAIPDVLVTPESVNGVLPGLWFAGDSLRGGAFTKRR, from the coding sequence ATTGTTGGGGCGGGGGCTGCCGGATTGAGCGCCGCCTATACGCTTGCCAGTGCGGGAAAGCGCGATGTGGTGATCTTCGAGAAAAGCCGGGGGCTAAGTGGGCGGGCAGCGACCCGCTGGCACAATCTGCCCGCCGGACGCGCCTACATTGATCATGGGGCGCAGTATCTGAAACACGACAAGCCCGGACATTTACCGGTAGGCTATTCGGCGCTCGTCGTCCAGATGGGGGCGGCATACAGCCTTGAGCAGGATGAGCGGGATAAAGAGGACAACCTGAAGGAGATTGCGGCGTTAACTTTGGCACTGCTTGGGGTTGACCTGACTACGCCGGATTTCAGCGATCTGCAACAATGGCGCTACGCGATTCCTGATGTGCTGGTGACACCGGAATCAGTCAACGGCGTGCTGCCCGGACTGTGGTTCGCAGGCGATTCCCTGCGCGGGGGAGCGTTCACCAAGCGGCGGTAG
- a CDS encoding SGNH/GDSL hydrolase family protein: protein MSELNVINPLIFKAHQRLVFIGDSITDANRTGADAPFGNGYVSMVRAFLIARYPELNLTVINKGVGGNTVRHLAQRWERDVIAERPHWLAVMIGINDVWRHFTSTPGEAVPIDEYQRVLRGLLQRAREATRANLILLTPYMIEPTKSNPMRQLMDVYGRVVDLIGREFGAVMVRTQDAWDRVLASTPPTFWSQDKIHPTPAGHAVIANALLNAVNFRL, encoded by the coding sequence ATGAGCGAACTAAACGTCATAAACCCCCTTATCTTCAAAGCGCATCAGCGCCTTGTGTTCATTGGTGATAGCATCACCGATGCCAACCGGACGGGGGCGGATGCCCCCTTCGGAAATGGGTATGTGAGCATGGTACGGGCGTTTCTGATTGCCCGCTACCCGGAATTGAACCTAACGGTGATCAACAAAGGGGTGGGCGGGAATACCGTTCGTCACCTTGCCCAACGGTGGGAACGGGATGTGATTGCCGAACGCCCTCATTGGTTGGCGGTGATGATCGGGATCAACGATGTCTGGCGGCACTTCACCAGCACCCCCGGCGAAGCCGTCCCCATTGACGAGTATCAGCGTGTTTTACGCGGGCTGCTCCAACGGGCGCGAGAGGCAACACGGGCGAACCTAATCCTGCTGACTCCGTACATGATTGAGCCGACGAAAAGCAACCCAATGCGCCAACTGATGGATGTCTATGGGCGCGTGGTTGATTTGATCGGGCGGGAGTTTGGGGCGGTCATGGTGCGCACGCAGGACGCCTGGGATCGCGTCTTGGCAAGTACGCCACCCACCTTTTGGTCACAAGACAAAATCCATCCCACGCCAGCAGGTCATGCCGTAATTGCCAACGCCTTGTTAAATGCCGTGAACTTCCGTCTGTAG